In Pseudomonas fluorescens, a genomic segment contains:
- a CDS encoding serine/threonine protein kinase, with product MAHPFETLTPDLVLDAVESIGFLSDARVLALNSYENRVYQVGIEDSEPLIAKFYRPQRWTNEAILEEHSFTFELAECDVPVVAPMIHNGKSLFEHAGFRFTLFPRRGGRAPEPGNLDQLYRLGQLLGRLHAVGATRPFEHREALGVKNFGHDSLTTLLEGNFIPKSLLPAYESVARDLLKRVEEVYKATPHKNIRMHGDCHPGNMMCRDEMFHIVDLDDCRMGPAVQDLWMMLAGDRQECLGQLSELMDGYQEFHDFDPRELALIEPLRALRLMHYSAWLARRWDDPAFPHSFPWFGSERYWGDQVLALREQLSALNEEPLKLF from the coding sequence ATGGCCCATCCGTTTGAAACACTCACTCCCGACCTGGTGCTCGACGCCGTCGAAAGCATCGGTTTTCTCAGCGACGCCCGCGTATTGGCGCTCAACAGCTACGAAAACCGCGTCTATCAGGTGGGCATCGAAGACTCCGAGCCGCTGATCGCCAAGTTCTATCGTCCGCAGCGCTGGACCAACGAAGCCATCCTCGAAGAACACAGCTTTACCTTCGAGCTCGCCGAGTGCGATGTGCCGGTGGTCGCGCCGATGATCCATAACGGCAAGAGCCTGTTCGAACACGCCGGTTTCCGCTTCACCCTGTTTCCTCGCCGTGGCGGCCGCGCGCCGGAGCCGGGCAACCTCGACCAGTTGTACCGCCTCGGGCAGTTGCTCGGGCGCTTGCACGCCGTCGGCGCCACCCGCCCCTTCGAACACCGCGAAGCCCTCGGGGTGAAGAACTTCGGGCACGACTCCCTCACGACCCTGCTCGAAGGCAATTTCATTCCCAAAAGCCTGCTGCCGGCCTACGAGTCCGTCGCCCGCGACCTGCTCAAGCGTGTGGAAGAGGTGTACAAGGCCACGCCGCACAAGAACATCCGCATGCACGGCGATTGCCACCCCGGCAACATGATGTGTCGCGACGAAATGTTCCACATCGTCGACCTGGATGACTGCCGCATGGGCCCGGCGGTGCAGGACCTGTGGATGATGCTCGCCGGCGACCGCCAGGAATGCCTCGGCCAGTTGTCCGAGTTGATGGACGGCTATCAGGAGTTCCACGACTTCGACCCGCGCGAACTGGCCCTGATCGAACCGTTGCGCGCCTTGCGCCTGATGCACTACAGCGCCTGGCTGGCACGACGCTGGGACGACCCGGCGTTCCCCCACAGCTTCCCGTGGTTTGGCAGCGAGCGGTATTGGGGTGACCAGGTGCTGGCATTGCGTGAGCAGCTCTCAGCCCTCAACGAAGAGCCGCTGAAACTCTTCTGA